A segment of the Lolium perenne isolate Kyuss_39 chromosome 3, Kyuss_2.0, whole genome shotgun sequence genome:
ataAAAGTCAAAATCATCCAGAATTGATGTTCCATGGCGATAAGCCTTGAAAATTTTCAACACTTCTAGACCCTGGGGCAGGCCAATCTACATAAAAGAAATAAAAGGATACGATCAAGACAATCGAAGACATTAAGAATTAACTTGCAACAAAGCATAAAGAATGTACTTGATCCGATGCGCAATTCTGCAGTTGGCTTGCCCTGATCTCCACAGAGGAGGCAAAACATCGATATGAAATACATCCCTGATATGGCTTGATGCATTATCAGGAAGTATCGGTTGATTTTGATGTTTCTATTTCTTTCTTTAATTTTGCAAACTCTTTTTGTTGGAAAGGTTGTTTGTGAGAGGGTGAGCTAAAATTTCTGTGTCAAAAGTTGCCTCTCCTAAATATTAGTTGACACTAAGCTGAAATTACTTTACAGTTACGAACCACCTTTATCATTGTATATATCCCCAATAGGCCAATACATATGCAACATGGATCtcattttgatagttgcttgacaTGTGGGGCTAAGCAGGTCAAACAGAATGGAAATTCAGTTCAGGAGGCAAGATCATTAGATGGTAGCAAAAGAAACAAAATAGGTCCATCTAGTGCTATTCCCTCCGACACATATTACTTGTCgcagatttagtacaaagttataGTAAATCTGCGACAAGTAATATGGGTCAGGAGGGAATAGCACTAGATGGACCTCCGCTTTCCTGAAACTAGCTAAAAAAGGGTCAGGTATACCTGCGTGGAGAAATCTGTTCTATATACATTCGATCCACTCTTGGTCATTTTTTTTTAGAGAAATAGAGGAAGCCATACAAGGATTTAGTAAGGCCTAAAAATGCACTATGATGCCTGCCTTATGAGGCTGTCTAATGGGGCACATCTCCACCGGCTTATGTGGTATGCGACAAGTAATGTGGGACAGAGGGTTTAGTTCATAGCTACCAAAGTTCCCCTCCTGTTGTTTTTTCTAAAAGAAATACAAAGTGAGGAATAAGAGAAGTGACCACGCATGGGAGAAAGAAATAGAATAGCGGCATAGCGATACTGCAACTAGTAACATGTTAGACGGGTTCAGGCCATATAATGTTGATCACATAGGACCGCCTTTCTTCATTGGAGGAACATACATAAACCTCTGAAATCAGCCAAAGTAGCAACTTTCTCTGGAACAAATAAATTCTTAGCTTTTCTTTACATTATCTAATGCAATAATAGGAGCAAATCTAAAGGATCATTTCCAGGAAAATATTTCATGGTACAGATTAGGAAAAATGAATCATGGTACCTCTTGAGTGTCCCTGCTGAAAGTAACAGGTCTGTTGTCATTATTTTCTAGAGTGATATGCTTGAAGAGCCGATTCGGGATGTCCTTTATAATGTGCCAAACTACAGGGAAAAAGCCACTCCATTTATTTTGTTGCCAGAAGTCCATGGTCTTCTTGAAATCAACAGGACCTAACATCTCAGCCATCCCTACAAACTGCCCACTGGTATTAACCTGTAACAGGGAATACAATTAAAACCTGTCTTTCCAATTTGGTAAAACAGCACTGCAATGAACAATATATTGGATAGTTTCATTCAAGTCTAGCCTCAAAGGAGCTCTAAGCTCCCAGTGGTCTGGGCGATCGGAATGCCGTTGTCAGGGAATGTGCGCATCGTGGTTCTCTCTGTTCTCATCTGTGTTTTCGTGCCGGCTGTGTGGGGAGCCAATTTGTCCATTCCTAGGAATAAGGAGGCCAGAGCGTTCCAAGTGTGAATCGCTGTGATTGGCCTGTTGTCAGCGTCTGTCTATTTTTTTCCATGCAGCGATGCATTTGTGGCGTTGCTAGTAAGGAGCATTCAGCGAATTAAATGCATCTGTTTTGGATAAAATCATGGCATAATCTGATAGCAAGCCCACTAGGGGTGCAATTCAGGGAAATTTGACTTAAAAGGAATGCAGTACACCTTCATCTAATGCAGCCAGTCTTGTCTCCCCACACAGCCGACACAGGGTAGGATGCACATCAACATCATGCTAGTAAGTATCAACTCAATCTCATCAAAGGAACTGGCTATCATGCACTGAGATGCTTGTTTAATTATCTCACTAGGGCTGTTAAATGCTTTATCTGCTACAAACTAGAAAAGAATAAACAATTAGAAGAAGGGCATACCGAAAACAATAGGAAGACAGGACATTTTGTGCCTTTTTCCTTCGTTAAAGCCTGAGCATCATGAAAAGCAGCATCCAGCTTATTATTCCCATTTGGTGTACTTGCCCAAACATTGTACTTGATACCTTTATGAATATCATCTTCACTGTATGATTTTATCATGAAGAACTTGGCATGTTCATACTGAACAGAGAAGTCTGATCTATTAAATTGGTCTCTACGGACAAAAGGGCTCAAGATGTCTTTCTTCGTAGACGGCGTTGATGCGCTGTTCAATTTGCTTGCACGTGGACCACAAACTTGGTCCCTTATATCCTCAGAATTTCTTGATGGGTTTTCCTTCTTGCTATTTCTACAGTAGTTAGTGTTGCTTACAACCCTGTTAGCCACCCGTGGTCTTGTGCCAGTATGTCTGGTTGTGGTCACCCTGACTTGCTGATTACTAACAAGACCATGGCCGAAATTGTCACCCAGGTGCCTCCTCCCACGAGAAGAACCTTGCTGGTAGCCTCTTGGGTTCCCACTCCCACGAGAAGCACCTTGCTGGTAGCTTGATAATCGATGTGCCTCAGCATCATGACACCTTTGACCAGAATACAAAGGTGTCCTGTCTCGATAGCGCCAATGGGGAGACAGTACTGAAATATCCTCACCGTAACCTTGTCTACTCGAGAATGAAGGAATGTGAGCATCATACTGCTGCCATTGTCTTGAGTATAAAATGCCATTGGACTTTTGGGAAGACAGAGAAGGGATCTCATCACCATAAATCTGTCTACTTGAGAGCGAGGGGATTTCAGCACTATGGTGCCACTGGCTTGACCGTGAGATGCCATTGAATTTCTGATTAGATAGAGAAGGGATTTCATCGCCATGACCTTGTCTACTTGAGAGCGAGGGAGTTTCAGCCCCATAACTCCATGGACCTGAGGATGAAAGCACTCCGTTGCCATTACAACTTCGACTAGACAGAGAAGGTATCTCATCGCCATACGCCCGTCCTCTAGGTAGTGAAGGCCCCCGGCCCCCATTTTTGAAGCACCATCGACTAGAAAACGAAGCAGTCTCATCCAAACAATGGGCCCCTCTGGGAAAATCAACTATCTGTATCAATGAGAACTTGTTATTAAGGCACGATACACAAAAAAGGTTTCACCATTTACTACGTATGTCAGATACACAACAATATATACACACACAAAAAAATCATTGTAGTACAACTAATGGTCCATAGATATACTCATATACCTCACTGTGGGGTTCAATAGATTGACCATTGCACTTTGAAAATGAAGTAAATCGATCTGATCCTTTGTAGCGATGCTCAGAATGAAAATCTAAGCTAAAATCaactttagctgcttcttgaTACGATCTTCTCACAGTAGGACCAGTAGGATATGATGAAAGGTAGTCATCCCTCGGCCCAAAGATATTACTTCTGATTCCTGCATCCCATGATGTATCTCGATTGCCTGGCCTTGTTTCCAATGAAGAAGAATTTTCCCAACAATTGCTCGATAAAGGAGAGTAAGGCTGCTGCCTATCATATTCACTCCGTGGTGATATCGCTTGCTTGGAATATACATGAGACCCAATGTCAGTAGCATATTTGCCCTCCAAAGACTTTTCTTGATAATCCTGCGAAGGGACAAGCTGTTGGAATCTTGATGAACAAAATCATTAAGTTTGATATAAAGCATGCTATCCACAAATTGTATGGCTTTACTAAAACATACTTCGCTTAGAAAATGCTTGTTGAACAAGTGATCAATGAttctgttcatgtttaaataggaGTACATCTGAAGCAGATGCATAAATGCAGGAACACTCCGCACTTGAGACCTATGAGAATGCGATTGCATTTTGCTTCTGAATTAAACTAATTGTTCAAACTGACAAAAAAACAAGCTGAAATGTTAAATCATCTTTGTAGTAAGTACAGTGCCTCTTGGGTTTCATGCTTGAGTACTGAAGAGTTAATATATTTATTTAGTCAGCTGGACTAAAGCAACTATCTTCAGTTCAGATAAATACAACCCTTGTAATGTCGACTAATGACAAAGGAAGATATAGtgtttctaaaatacaaaaaattatagAAGAGGAAGTGCTTGATTCAATTCTTTTAACAGAGATAGAGCTGCACGATGAAAAAAAAAAGGTATGACTAAACAAGGGTATACACTCGTACAAGAAGTGACAAAGTCCTGTGTGCGTGATGAAGAAAATCGGTATCGTCTTCACTTTTCATACCATCCCCtgcagaaagaaaaaaagaaattgccatggCGGCGGAATAAGAAGATGAAACAAAAGACCAGAATTGGGTTTTGTCTGGGACTGGGGGGAAGCTACCAGGACACATACATGGATGATGAGAGTCGCGCTCAGCAGGAATATCAGCAGGACACGTGCATTGCCGCTGCGAGGAAACGGCATCTCGCTCGGCAAGCACGTCACCCATGATGTTGCAGCTGGAACTAGTGCTTTCTGTTTCTGGTGGTGTCGCCGCAACAGAGGCGGGCGGATCGAAACCTTCCTTCATCTGCAAGGTGAGCGGATCAAAAGCTTCCTTCATCTGAGAAAGAAGAGCATGGGAGCAATGATGTAGGGTTATTATTTGCAAATTGCTGCAACTCAAAATTCTTGCATCTGTCTGGAAAAGAAAAGTTGGGAATCGAATGCATGAACTTGACTTGCCATCATGTAGGTACTGCTTCTGTCAAGCTAACATACTAGTATAGTGTTTGCACGCGTAGGTGAATCTGATCAGATGCCACATTATCTTACGAGTGACCCCAACTACCCCTGGAAAATGTATTAAATGACCAAACCCTGACAGCGCACAAATATTCTAGTACTAGTACCAATGATAAAGGTTCCCTTATTAGATCCCTCACCATACGTAACATGTAAAATGCACCCAGCGAagaagaggacgaggaggaggaggagatgatTTACCTTGTACCGGCTGGCGTCGGAGGCGGGGAAGGGGAAGATCCTCCGGCTAGGGCTTGGGTCGGGCTCCGTGGCGGCGTCCGCGTCGAGGAAGGGCAGCGTCAGCGTCGAGgagctcctctcctctcctccagcCGGCCGCCGTCCCCTCCGACCCTCCGTTCCAGTCACCGCCGCCGCTATCGCGAGAGGGAGTGCCGGCGGCTTCGTGGCGTCGTGTCGCGCACACGGGTCGTTTCTAAAAACCGGCCGAAACAAAACCAGAGCGGTTTAACCGAACCGTCTCTAGCGTGGGCCGGTATTTGACCCTCCGGGGCCCAACCCCGGTGGATCTGGGCCCAAAACTATGTGTATTGAACTGGGAGGACCGATTTGCTTCTTCTAGTTTATTTATGCTGTGCTTTTATTTTATAACAAAAAAAGTTCGAGTAGTTCATGAAAAAAACGGTCAAGCTTTCTTAATAGCGAAAGCCAAGCAGTGCCGCCTTGCCTAAATGCAACTCGACACTTGGACTCGATTGTTGTAAGATTATATCTCAGAAACGAGTTTCTTATCTTTTGTTAAGAATACCATTATAGGGCATCCCCGGCTAGCGATGCCCAGTCCCTGCGAGCGGTGGTGGCATGATGACTGGCGGTTAGGTAGGTTAGGGTTTCGCTCTTCCTCATGTTCCTCCTATCCATCTGGTTATTCTTCTAGAGGAGGTCAGTTTCCGAAGTACGGAGCGGTTTATATACATACGGCTGAGAAGTTTGCGTATGGCCCATATATTTTCAGCCAATCTGTTTCACCTGCATAGAATGACCCTGGCGGAGCGCCACCGTGGTGAGCACATGAACGGAGTGCACCAAATCGACTAGCGTTGGCCGTCGACTGCCGCCGTCAGCGCCGCGAGctgctgttgcctgccaaaacccaccggcgagcagcgacgagcaacacgaagagccaggaggctcccaggactgctggtgggccctggtccctcgggcgacggcccgcaatgctcctgcacacgtcctagctggtgcaagggcgtgccacctgacctatacctggtcaggaaggtgatggattgcttcgattaatttcctgcatggtagacacgtaaacattaaatacgagcctcgatcggctctcaggttatcctgtgaatcggctcaaggagccgatccacccatgattcgtattggatctacgataacatggtggtcctgcttgatcaacacgAAGCTAACACGATCCAcgatgatctagggttttcaccatatAACCGAaatgtcctacacgtagttgagcctggtagatacgaaagataacagaaaaccagcCTTAAgaaaggccaaaaaaccaacatagagttgattcccggaacatctcttctaagatcagcaaaccgtacctcacgctctactggatcattcaacccgtttgcaaggcctaaccatatggatatcaaactaatacTTGAAaaaacaaggaacaaccgtaacagatcgaatctactaaataaagactaagcaagatgttgcccttacacctaagataggtgcaagggcagctagatatccagggATAGCAAAACTAAGCGAgtacatcaagaaagtatcgatgctaaccctaacatatctatgataacagcgttgctcgccatcaacaaggcttcagtacgagcaacacataaacaacgaataaacttgatgctgcttagatcgcaagatgcgatctaggcagcatggcgcttacccggaagaaaccctcgaaacaaggggtggcgatgcgcctagattggtttgttgcaaacgtgatcgtcctcctttctcaataaccctaggtacatatttatagtccgtggactttctacttttggaataaacctaacttcgtacgagctaaactctatctcttaattctaaatctaccataatgtcatatacacgggccatctagcccaaatcctcgtacgaggccgattcagaaatattTCACGTGCATGTtctctaagcccatttaatcacggcccatctccggacttggttaaaatctggtgataacacatgcccccctggttttggcaatgataatttcaaaaccactccgttttttcttcgtagggtcacgtcgtggcagagcagaaccgtcacagtatcctttcatcatgatgccttgccttctcaacttctctgcacgatttgacagtttttggcaccacctcctcggaaaccgcTACAGTATTGAATCATCTCCatcatatcccctttatttaaccgcgtcgagcagttcacctcttcatccccttgctcattAGCAATCGAAAAGCCCTCCTCTgcaccatggactcctcctcctcctcctctgcctcctcgggTCTTTCCTCCCTATCCTCTTCCTCTCGTGAGCCGACGTCGGAGTGGGACTCGATGGCGGCGCACGAGGCCCTCGCCCCAAcgaagtgggacaaggaggatcatgattcctccgtctggtccgaggatgacaagtccttgaccgacggagaagacgacttccagttcctcgtcgatggggagctggaggcggagagcgaggacgacctcttctcctgggacgacttcacctcctccgacgaggaggaggatgacacctcctccgacgagtacccgccggcgaagcgcttccgcgccgggtcggaggacgacgac
Coding sequences within it:
- the LOC127325836 gene encoding uncharacterized protein isoform X1; amino-acid sequence: MKEAFDPLTLQMKEGFDPPASVAATPPETESTSSSCNIMGDVLAERDAVSSQRQCTCPADIPAERDSHHPWDGMKSEDDTDFLHHAHRTLSLLDYQEKSLEGKYATDIGSHVYSKQAISPRSEYDRQQPYSPLSSNCWENSSSLETRPGNRDTSWDAGIRSNIFGPRDDYLSSYPTGPTVRRSYQEAAKVDFSLDFHSEHRYKGSDRFTSFSKCNGQSIEPHSEIVDFPRGAHCLDETASFSSRWCFKNGGRGPSLPRGRAYGDEIPSLSSRSCNGNGVLSSSGPWSYGAETPSLSSRQGHGDEIPSLSNQKFNGISRSSQWHHSAEIPSLSSRQIYGDEIPSLSSQKSNGILYSRQWQQYDAHIPSFSSRQGYGEDISVLSPHWRYRDRTPLYSGQRCHDAEAHRLSSYQQGASRGSGNPRGYQQGSSRGRRHLGDNFGHGLVSNQQVRVTTTRHTGTRPRVANRVVSNTNYCRNSKKENPSRNSEDIRDQVCGPRASKLNSASTPSTKKDILSPFVRRDQFNRSDFSVQYEHAKFFMIKSYSEDDIHKGIKYNVWASTPNGNNKLDAAFHDAQALTKEKGTKCPVFLLFSVNTSGQFVGMAEMLGPVDFKKTMDFWQQNKWSGFFPVVWHIIKDIPNRLFKHITLENNDNRPVTFSRDTQEIGLPQGLEVLKIFKAYRHGTSILDDFDFYEEKENTRCAQKGINADSLHEARVSYFGTDDLKSMGDIEASMESINLHEPWD
- the LOC127325836 gene encoding uncharacterized protein isoform X2 encodes the protein MKEGFDPPASVAATPPETESTSSSCNIMGDVLAERDAVSSQRQCTCPADIPAERDSHHPWDGMKSEDDTDFLHHAHRTLSLLDYQEKSLEGKYATDIGSHVYSKQAISPRSEYDRQQPYSPLSSNCWENSSSLETRPGNRDTSWDAGIRSNIFGPRDDYLSSYPTGPTVRRSYQEAAKVDFSLDFHSEHRYKGSDRFTSFSKCNGQSIEPHSEIVDFPRGAHCLDETASFSSRWCFKNGGRGPSLPRGRAYGDEIPSLSSRSCNGNGVLSSSGPWSYGAETPSLSSRQGHGDEIPSLSNQKFNGISRSSQWHHSAEIPSLSSRQIYGDEIPSLSSQKSNGILYSRQWQQYDAHIPSFSSRQGYGEDISVLSPHWRYRDRTPLYSGQRCHDAEAHRLSSYQQGASRGSGNPRGYQQGSSRGRRHLGDNFGHGLVSNQQVRVTTTRHTGTRPRVANRVVSNTNYCRNSKKENPSRNSEDIRDQVCGPRASKLNSASTPSTKKDILSPFVRRDQFNRSDFSVQYEHAKFFMIKSYSEDDIHKGIKYNVWASTPNGNNKLDAAFHDAQALTKEKGTKCPVFLLFSVNTSGQFVGMAEMLGPVDFKKTMDFWQQNKWSGFFPVVWHIIKDIPNRLFKHITLENNDNRPVTFSRDTQEIGLPQGLEVLKIFKAYRHGTSILDDFDFYEEKENTRCAQKGINADSLHEARVSYFGTDDLKSMGDIEASMESINLHEPWD